CGCTCCGATCCGCTGTACGACGGAAGACCCCTGATCGAAGACATCGGAATCCAGGGACATGATGCGGTGGGTAAGACCCTGGCAAGCGATAACCAATATGCGATGGCGCTCTATGCCTCACTGGTTGACCGCGGCCTGCTGTCGGGTATTACGTATTCGGAGCTTGATCTTAAGGTGCCGACCGATGCCCCTGGAGGAGGCGCAACCGCTCCGGCCGTGCTTAATGTCAGACAGTCGGATGCCCTTGGTTATCAGTACGCACTGCTCTACAAAATGTTCAACAAGTTCGCCCCGTATATCGATCACATCATCAGCTGGGGTGTAACCGGTTCCGGATGGCAGGGAAGCTATGTCCTGTTTGATGGCCAGAGCAATGCGAATGCCGGGTACTATGGCGCTATGAAACCGGACAGATTCATTCTTGGGCATTCGTATCTGGATAGTTATTTTGCAGGCGAATATCAGGCCATTCAGATGAATAGCATCGACCTTGGCGATCTTGGAGTGTATACACCAAATAGCGTAAATGCCGACCTCAGCAGCTTATCCCTGAGTGCGGGAACACTTGAGCCAGCGTTCAACCCGGCTACCACAGAGTACGATGTGTCCCTTAAGGATGCCGGCAGCATCACCGTTACAGCGGCAGCAGCAGACAGCAGGTCAACCATTAGAGTGAACGACACGGTGGTTGCCAGCGGTACAGCTTCCGAAGCGATAACGCTGACACCTGGCACAACAACAGATATAAAGGTTGAGGTCACAGGTGCAGACGGCAGGGTCAAGACGTATACCCTGATAATAACCAACAGCAAGACGGAGACTCCGGCGAATCCGGAACCAGGAACACCAACTCCATCTCCAACGCCAACGCCTGAACCTGAAACACCTTCAACACCTGCACCTGGTGGAACCTATTCAACGTCTGCACCAGTCGCATCGGCAACACCTGCCCCTTCCGCACCCGTTGTAGAAGGACAGAAAGTAACCATGCAGGCAACAGTGAATAACGGAATCGCAGTGGTTAAGGTGTCGGATCTGGCACAAGCTAAGGAATTCATGGAGAAAAATGTGACGCTGGACATCCCTGCCGCGCAAGGAGTGAATTCATACTCGGTAGACTTGCCTGCTGCAGCACTGACCAGCGGAACAAAGGATAACAAGCTCACTGTTTCGACAGAATTCGGTCAGGTTGTCATTCCCGGTAATCTGTTGACAGGCATGGCTGAAAGCAGCGGCAAGGAAGTAACGCTGGAGATTGGAAAAGGCGACAAGTCGGGGTTCCCGGCCGATGTGCAGGCAGCACTCGGTGATAAGCCGGCCATTCAGCTTAGCCTTAAGGTGGACGGTAAAGGGGCGGCCTGGAGCAACCCTGGTGCACCTGTAACGGTATCCGTGCCTTACCAGCCGTCTGCGGATGAATTGAAGAATCCCGACAAGATCGTTATCCGGTACATTGACGGAAGCGGGAATGTTATGACCGTACCAAGCGGACGTTATGCTTCCAAGACCGGGATGGTAACCTTCACAACCACTCATCTCGGCGACTTCGCAGTAGCTTATGTATCCAAGACATTCACAGATCTAGGAAAGGCAGCATGGGCCAAGAACGCGGTCGAAGTCCTGGCGTCCAAGGATATTCTCAAGACAGAGGGTCAGTTGTTCCATCCGTCAACGGATATCACCAGAGCGGATTTCCTGTACTCCCTGGTCCGGGCACTTGACTTGAATGCAAAGGTAAGTGGAAACTTCAGCGATGTACAGGAGAATGCTTACTATTATAATGAGATTGGAATTGCCAAAGCGCTTGGGATTACGAATGGCCTGGACAACGGCAGATTCGGCAGCACGCTTAAGATCACCAGACAGGACATGATGGTGTTGACCGAAAGAGCCTTGAAGCTGGAGAAGAAGCTGAACAACCAGGGGACGGCTGCGGATCTGGAGAGATTCTCCGACAAGTCCAAAGTGGCTTCCTATGCGCTTAGCAGCGTAGCCGCCATGGTGAAGGAAGGGCTCATCGAAGGCAGCGGTAATAAGGTCAATCCGGGCGGCAATACCACCAAAGCAGAAGCTGCGGTATTCCTTTACAGGTTGTATAATAAGTAAGAGAGCCGCATAAGAACAGGACACAACAAATAGACCGCACTCCGGACAGGAGGGCGGTCTATTTGCGTTTTGGGAACAGCGACATTTTCTACAGCATAATTAAAGCAAATGTCCGCCAGACACTTCAATGTCCTGGGCTGTAACCCACCCGAACTCATCGGACAGCAAGCTCACAATAACCTTCGCTATATCTTCGGGGTGGCCGATTCTGCCAAATACAGATTGCTCCGCCAGCGGCTTAATGAATTCGGGATGTTTATCGAATACTCCATCGCCAAAATTGCTGTGAGTAGGACCAGGCGAGACGGCGTTGACCCGAATCTGGCGGGGTGCGAGTTCTTTGGCAATGTAGCGGGTCCAGGTTGAGAATGCTGCTTTTAACGAGCCATAGACGGAGTAGCCCGGAAAGGATTGATTCTTAGATGAACTCGTAGTATTGACAATAGCTCCGGCGTCCTCCATGAATCCGGCAAGCTGTTGAGTTAGAAAAACGGGTCCTTTGAAGTTTGTATTCAGAATTTTATCGAAATATTCTTCACTCATCTCAGTGAACAGCATGGGGCCGCCGACCCCGCCGTTATTCACCAAGTAATCAAAGGTTGTCCGGTTCCAAACATCTTGGAGACTCTCTTTCACTTCTTGAATAAAGCCTGCAAAGGTTGATATCTGAGTCAGATCCAGCTTCAGTGCGACTGCCCGGACACCTGCATTTTTCTCAAGCTCCTGTACGACAGCTTCTGCACGATCCTTATAGGAATTATAAGTGAGAATGACACTAATTCCGCGTTTGCCAAGCTCCAGCGCCGTCGCTTTTCCAATGCCATTACTTCCACCCGTTACTATCGCAATTGTCATAAGATCCTCCTTGGTTTGTGTTCGGCCTGGTTCTAATTGTAGCCGCAGCTGACGCACCAAAATAGACCTGAAACTGCCTATTGATTGCCTAAAAGCACCATTCGTGTGATAAACTATGTGCATGAAAAACGTCCTTGAAGAAATAATGGAGCTGATGAAGGATGCGGGCACA
This region of Paenibacillus sp. FSL K6-1096 genomic DNA includes:
- a CDS encoding S-layer homology domain-containing protein; translated protein: MNRRKNVINISRLLVIIMLFSIFTYTPIPAAAATDEPPVELSELIAQAEALKTGNTEFPLQVSQSVYGSVYGSDVNKALPWVHVDELEALNAALEIARNPNTPADEAIAILKEAIVTFTENIKSDGSDPYFRLDPGPGKVPVKVTAPTNAWTARTPLDNRVPADFAGGTFKVIPYPFADAQGKAEVLQINYAHNGKSTFGGISLESPLSPAVNVTAGSTIEFDVYYPKSAQGKFMRWRVRTTNENLDSYLRDYQYNNLNPDWVGSYNGESWLKAHHSITASTGNSSNFILELHGENARPEETGMLLVSNIQITAPDPNGQALPNVINKENQRDVAPLKSLYNKENGLFMVGALGTGPVTGTRANHYEIFVDGNNLKADGTHPRGPQWLKNVNGEALNGATTTPGLAEYSFPTNAYQAIRDSGTPGQYKSHGHVLAWYNQAPGWMTQIIPANLSSGYTGGADFYGLGNGVTTTVKVDKEMARRVQFNHTMYVMRHFLTTDTKYGSSEARGIIPFNSWDVLNEEVHESRHSELIPKDANSWRTSLKHTNWLVAMSDDEIGGDITNHYIYLLFKNAHIAAPNAKMAAAYKANYANLPDYMKLDGHDKDGSIDAYIVDNPPKLTYNDYGLATRSKARTVYNMVLELNTAWRSDPLYDGRPLIEDIGIQGHDAVGKTLASDNQYAMALYASLVDRGLLSGITYSELDLKVPTDAPGGGATAPAVLNVRQSDALGYQYALLYKMFNKFAPYIDHIISWGVTGSGWQGSYVLFDGQSNANAGYYGAMKPDRFILGHSYLDSYFAGEYQAIQMNSIDLGDLGVYTPNSVNADLSSLSLSAGTLEPAFNPATTEYDVSLKDAGSITVTAAAADSRSTIRVNDTVVASGTASEAITLTPGTTTDIKVEVTGADGRVKTYTLIITNSKTETPANPEPGTPTPSPTPTPEPETPSTPAPGGTYSTSAPVASATPAPSAPVVEGQKVTMQATVNNGIAVVKVSDLAQAKEFMEKNVTLDIPAAQGVNSYSVDLPAAALTSGTKDNKLTVSTEFGQVVIPGNLLTGMAESSGKEVTLEIGKGDKSGFPADVQAALGDKPAIQLSLKVDGKGAAWSNPGAPVTVSVPYQPSADELKNPDKIVIRYIDGSGNVMTVPSGRYASKTGMVTFTTTHLGDFAVAYVSKTFTDLGKAAWAKNAVEVLASKDILKTEGQLFHPSTDITRADFLYSLVRALDLNAKVSGNFSDVQENAYYYNEIGIAKALGITNGLDNGRFGSTLKITRQDMMVLTERALKLEKKLNNQGTAADLERFSDKSKVASYALSSVAAMVKEGLIEGSGNKVNPGGNTTKAEAAVFLYRLYNK
- a CDS encoding SDR family oxidoreductase, whose amino-acid sequence is MTIAIVTGGSNGIGKATALELGKRGISVILTYNSYKDRAEAVVQELEKNAGVRAVALKLDLTQISTFAGFIQEVKESLQDVWNRTTFDYLVNNGGVGGPMLFTEMSEEYFDKILNTNFKGPVFLTQQLAGFMEDAGAIVNTTSSSKNQSFPGYSVYGSLKAAFSTWTRYIAKELAPRQIRVNAVSPGPTHSNFGDGVFDKHPEFIKPLAEQSVFGRIGHPEDIAKVIVSLLSDEFGWVTAQDIEVSGGHLL